The Chloroflexota bacterium genome contains a region encoding:
- a CDS encoding zinc-binding dehydrogenase: MKRMAKPEGRGNVMLEDAPVPEPGYGQVRVKAVRSLISRGSEIGRRYVMDEAIDPQMMGYSMAGVVDALGEGVEHLNIGDRVGAVAPHAQFVVCAAIPEVQGKIPEIFSLTPGVTWDQAPYWMLGASAVRWVDIAPFERDNVIVVLGQGLVGSLMLQVLREIGGVRLVAVDAAPLRCELAAELGADHVINAAEEDPVAAVRKLSSGVGAELVVYAVGGPAGPRAFEQGMDMLSSGGTLHLIGKYEHQILPLTSDVIQGRRILGGYFGGQWHTGSARRALALLESGAIDADRMTTHHFPYTRAPEAFHLLHDHTDQTLGVLIDWDVDDS, from the coding sequence ATGCTCGAGGACGCCCCGGTTCCCGAGCCGGGCTACGGGCAAGTCCGCGTCAAGGCCGTGCGCAGCCTCATCAGCCGCGGCTCGGAAATCGGCCGGCGGTATGTCATGGACGAGGCCATCGACCCGCAGATGATGGGCTATTCCATGGCCGGCGTGGTCGATGCGCTGGGAGAAGGTGTCGAGCACCTGAACATCGGCGACCGCGTGGGAGCCGTCGCGCCCCACGCGCAATTTGTCGTGTGCGCCGCCATTCCCGAAGTGCAAGGCAAGATCCCCGAGATTTTCTCGCTCACGCCCGGCGTCACCTGGGACCAGGCGCCCTACTGGATGCTCGGCGCGTCGGCCGTCCGCTGGGTGGACATCGCCCCATTCGAGCGCGACAACGTCATCGTCGTCCTGGGCCAGGGTTTGGTCGGCAGTCTCATGCTCCAGGTATTGCGCGAGATTGGCGGCGTGCGCCTCGTCGCGGTCGACGCCGCGCCGTTGCGCTGCGAGCTGGCCGCCGAGCTAGGCGCGGACCACGTGATCAACGCGGCCGAGGAAGACCCCGTGGCGGCGGTCAGGAAGCTCAGCAGCGGCGTCGGCGCCGAGCTGGTGGTCTACGCCGTGGGCGGACCCGCCGGCCCGCGGGCCTTCGAGCAGGGCATGGACATGCTCTCCAGCGGCGGCACGCTGCATCTCATCGGCAAATACGAGCATCAAATCCTGCCGCTCACCTCCGACGTGATCCAGGGACGGCGCATCCTGGGCGGCTACTTCGGCGGCCAGTGGCACACGGGATCGGCGCGGCGGGCGCTGGCGCTGCTTGAGTCGGGCGCCATCGACGCCGACCGCATGACAACGCATCACTTCCCCTACACACGGGCGCCCGAAGCCTTCCACCTGCTCCACGACCACACGGACCAAACCCTCGGCGTCTTGATCGATTGGGACGTGGACGACAGCTAG
- a CDS encoding DSD1 family PLP-dependent enzyme codes for MTLAGRRSLSLDRRALSLSGAPWPRTLVVAGAAAVLAYGATRIFVIQPAAGAVVLAMLAMAAAQVGTRPGPALAVGVIAAVWNDVVNLPHALAGFLGPALVIELWTAFLRARPRLPLRPRVVVDLCLMSLALGSPVAIGFAAGPGYVDLDAVPEFRRYIVDLTAIGLAYLGLLAAAAFMLGRGARWLRARRQRRRAYTEDLAKQSAERSQQAVRATTSLIPRAPASVAIPFVRQQPRHTLVDRPPRTIDEIDTPAAIIDLDLVKQNIKTLEDFVRFRPVHTRPHAKTHKNPAIGRLQVEAGAVGLTCAKVGEAEAMVDGGIEDVLIANQVVGPIKIERMCRLAHRARVSVEVDDPANVDEISAAAQRHGVTIGVVVEIDVGGPRAGVPPHEPALALARRIMDRPGLEFTGLMAYEGHTVGIEDWDERNAAARAALAPVIETRELCESEGIPVREVTGGATNTFDITGTINGWTELQAGTYVTMDAWFRPHAGHAFTQAFWILTSVTSRAKPGYVHLDGGRKSIAFEPSGFPVIDDPEGLEIEVVAEEHLHVKMLDGAPDLRPGDQVRVTPWHGCGTFNLHDTLYVLQDDEVVDIWPISGRGRFT; via the coding sequence ATGACGCTCGCTGGCCGCCGGAGCCTTTCGCTCGATCGACGCGCCCTGTCGCTGTCCGGCGCTCCGTGGCCGCGCACGCTGGTCGTTGCCGGAGCCGCCGCGGTACTGGCGTACGGCGCCACACGGATCTTCGTCATCCAGCCCGCGGCCGGCGCCGTGGTGCTGGCAATGCTCGCCATGGCGGCCGCACAGGTCGGCACGCGACCCGGACCTGCGCTGGCGGTGGGCGTGATTGCCGCCGTCTGGAACGACGTCGTCAACCTGCCGCATGCGCTGGCGGGATTCCTGGGCCCCGCCCTCGTCATTGAGTTGTGGACGGCCTTTCTGCGGGCTCGTCCACGCCTGCCGCTGCGACCCCGGGTCGTCGTCGACCTATGCCTCATGTCGCTCGCGCTCGGCAGTCCCGTCGCCATTGGCTTCGCCGCGGGCCCCGGCTACGTCGATCTCGACGCCGTCCCCGAGTTTCGTCGCTACATCGTCGACTTGACCGCCATAGGGCTCGCGTACCTGGGCCTGCTGGCCGCGGCCGCGTTCATGCTCGGACGCGGGGCGCGATGGCTGCGTGCCCGGCGGCAGCGTCGGCGCGCGTACACCGAAGACCTGGCCAAGCAGAGCGCCGAACGTTCGCAGCAAGCCGTGCGGGCCACGACAAGCCTGATTCCCCGCGCGCCGGCGAGCGTCGCGATACCCTTCGTTCGCCAGCAACCGAGGCACACGCTCGTGGATCGACCTCCCCGCACCATCGACGAGATCGACACGCCCGCCGCCATCATCGACCTGGACCTCGTCAAGCAGAACATCAAGACCCTCGAGGACTTCGTGCGCTTCCGTCCGGTGCACACGCGTCCCCACGCCAAGACGCACAAGAACCCGGCCATTGGCCGCCTGCAAGTCGAGGCGGGGGCCGTGGGCCTAACCTGCGCCAAGGTCGGTGAGGCCGAGGCCATGGTCGATGGCGGCATCGAGGACGTGCTCATCGCCAACCAGGTCGTCGGCCCGATCAAGATCGAGCGCATGTGCCGGCTGGCGCATCGTGCCCGCGTCTCGGTGGAAGTGGACGACCCCGCCAACGTCGACGAGATTTCGGCGGCGGCGCAGCGCCACGGCGTGACCATCGGCGTCGTCGTGGAGATCGACGTCGGCGGACCGCGCGCCGGCGTGCCGCCCCATGAGCCGGCGCTGGCCCTCGCGCGCCGCATCATGGACCGGCCCGGGCTGGAGTTCACCGGCCTCATGGCCTACGAGGGCCACACCGTGGGCATCGAGGACTGGGACGAGCGCAACGCGGCCGCCCGCGCCGCCCTGGCGCCGGTCATCGAGACGCGCGAGTTGTGCGAGTCCGAGGGAATCCCCGTCCGCGAGGTCACCGGCGGCGCCACCAACACCTTCGACATCACCGGCACTATCAACGGCTGGACCGAGCTCCAGGCCGGCACCTACGTCACCATGGACGCCTGGTTCCGCCCCCACGCCGGCCACGCCTTCACCCAGGCCTTCTGGATCCTCACCAGCGTCACCAGCCGCGCCAAGCCGGGCTACGTGCACCTCGACGGCGGACGCAAGTCAATTGCCTTCGAGCCTAGCGGATTCCCGGTGATCGACGATCCGGAAGGTCTGGAAATCGAGGTCGTGGCCGAAGAGCATCTGCACGTCAAGATGCTCGACGGCGCTCCCGACCTGCGGCCCGGCGATCAGGTGCGCGTCACGCCCTGGCACGGCTGCGGCACCTTCAACCTGCACGACACCCTGTACGTGCTGCAGGACGACGAGGTCGTGGACATCTGGCCCATCAGCGGACGCGGACGCTTCACCTAG
- a CDS encoding DNA-3-methyladenine glycosylase 2 family protein — protein MRHLRRVDAVIGRLIDECGPFPPRAPGDPYEALIRSIMFQQLAGAAASAILGRLLAHFGSDGRYPTPEELLGTTDEQFRAAGVSRQKAGYLRDLAQHLQDGSLNLGALPASDDAEVIERLTVVHGVGVWTAQMFLMFQLGRLDVLPVGDLGVRRGMQVAYALAETPSPAEATVIGARWTPFRSVGAWYMWRAADIRTPGA, from the coding sequence ATGCGACATTTGCGCCGGGTGGACGCCGTGATCGGTCGGCTTATCGACGAGTGCGGACCGTTTCCGCCGCGTGCTCCCGGCGATCCGTACGAGGCGCTGATTCGCAGCATCATGTTCCAGCAGCTGGCCGGGGCGGCGGCCAGCGCCATCTTGGGCCGGCTGCTGGCGCACTTCGGGTCGGACGGGCGATATCCGACTCCGGAAGAGTTGCTGGGGACGACGGACGAGCAGTTTCGCGCTGCGGGCGTGTCCCGGCAGAAGGCCGGCTACCTGCGTGATTTGGCGCAGCATCTTCAGGACGGATCGCTGAATTTGGGCGCGCTGCCGGCGAGCGACGACGCAGAGGTGATCGAGCGGCTCACGGTGGTGCACGGCGTCGGCGTGTGGACGGCGCAGATGTTTCTGATGTTTCAACTGGGGCGACTGGACGTGCTGCCGGTGGGGGATCTTGGGGTGCGACGCGGGATGCAGGTCGCCTATGCCCTGGCCGAGACGCCATCCCCAGCCGAGGCGACGGTGATCGGTGCGCGCTGGACCCCGTTTCGCAGCGTGGGTGCGTGGTACATGTGGCGCGCGGCGGATATTCGGACGCCGGGGGCGTAG
- the groL gene encoding chaperonin GroEL (60 kDa chaperone family; promotes refolding of misfolded polypeptides especially under stressful conditions; forms two stacked rings of heptamers to form a barrel-shaped 14mer; ends can be capped by GroES; misfolded proteins enter the barrel where they are refolded when GroES binds): protein MPKQIVLAEEARQELSDGVEVIARAVRSTLGPKGRNVALGKKYSAPTITHDGVSVAEEIDLDDEFKDVGAQLIKEAASRTGESAGDGTTTATVLAQAVLTEALRSMAAGANAMMLRRGIDKATQEVQYALRRQATPIRHRDEIANIAAIASGDDEIGELIAQAMDTVGREGAITVDESRGLETEIDHTEGMTFDKGYASPEFVTDRDNMQTIIEDPYILVTNSKPTHIHDLVPLLDQLNQAGKKEFVVISDELAGDPLAVLLVNNQRGNLNSLGVKAPGYGDRRKYMMEDIAILVGGTCFGPDTGRKLEDATIDDLGQARRVICRKEETTIEGGKGRPAAIQARLQQLKVEIEEAKSEYDRDQIEERRARLSGGVAVINVGAATEVELKEKKARVEDALAATRAAIERGVVPGGGVALLNAAGALDAVEEATSGDEQAGVRALRLALAQPVRQLAHNSGLHGGVVINNIRRGQEEQQNPNYGLNVLTGEYGDLVADGVIDPARVTESALKNGVSIANLILTTEVVVAETGFVPQEPPPGADAGMGGMGGMGGMGGMGGMGGMGGMGGMGGMGGMGGF from the coding sequence ATGCCTAAGCAGATCGTGCTCGCCGAAGAAGCCCGCCAGGAACTGTCCGACGGCGTGGAGGTCATTGCCCGCGCGGTGCGCTCGACCTTGGGACCCAAGGGGCGCAACGTGGCGCTGGGCAAGAAATACAGCGCCCCCACCATCACCCATGACGGCGTGAGCGTGGCCGAGGAGATCGATCTCGACGACGAGTTCAAGGACGTGGGCGCGCAGCTCATCAAGGAGGCGGCCAGCCGCACCGGCGAATCCGCCGGCGACGGCACCACCACGGCCACCGTGCTGGCGCAGGCCGTGCTCACCGAGGCGCTGCGCAGCATGGCCGCCGGCGCCAACGCCATGATGCTGCGCCGCGGCATCGACAAGGCCACGCAAGAAGTGCAGTACGCGCTCCGACGCCAGGCGACGCCGATCCGGCACCGTGACGAGATCGCCAACATCGCCGCCATCGCGTCCGGGGACGACGAGATCGGCGAGCTCATCGCCCAGGCCATGGACACCGTCGGGCGGGAGGGCGCTATCACGGTCGACGAGTCCAGGGGTCTCGAAACCGAGATCGACCACACCGAGGGCATGACGTTTGACAAGGGCTATGCCTCGCCCGAGTTCGTCACCGACCGCGACAACATGCAGACCATCATCGAAGACCCATACATCCTCGTCACCAACTCCAAGCCCACCCACATCCACGACCTCGTCCCCTTGCTGGACCAGTTGAATCAAGCGGGCAAGAAGGAGTTTGTGGTCATCAGCGACGAGCTGGCGGGTGACCCGCTGGCCGTGCTGCTAGTGAACAACCAGCGCGGGAATCTCAACTCGCTGGGCGTCAAGGCCCCGGGGTACGGCGATCGCCGCAAGTACATGATGGAAGACATCGCCATCCTCGTCGGCGGCACATGCTTCGGTCCGGATACGGGACGCAAGCTCGAAGACGCCACCATCGACGACTTGGGACAGGCGCGACGCGTGATCTGCCGCAAGGAAGAGACGACCATCGAGGGTGGCAAGGGCCGTCCGGCCGCCATCCAGGCACGCCTCCAGCAGCTCAAGGTGGAGATCGAAGAAGCGAAATCCGAGTACGACCGGGACCAAATCGAGGAGCGTCGCGCACGGCTCTCCGGCGGCGTGGCTGTCATCAACGTCGGCGCCGCCACCGAAGTCGAGCTTAAGGAAAAGAAGGCCCGCGTCGAGGACGCCCTCGCAGCCACGCGAGCGGCGATCGAGCGGGGCGTCGTCCCCGGCGGCGGCGTGGCCCTGCTCAATGCCGCCGGCGCGCTGGACGCCGTCGAAGAAGCGACCTCCGGCGATGAACAAGCCGGCGTGCGGGCGCTGCGCCTCGCGCTGGCCCAGCCCGTGCGGCAACTCGCCCACAATTCCGGCCTCCACGGCGGCGTGGTCATCAACAACATTCGCCGCGGGCAGGAGGAGCAGCAGAACCCGAACTACGGGCTCAACGTGCTCACCGGCGAATACGGCGATCTCGTCGCCGACGGCGTGATCGACCCGGCCAGGGTCACCGAGTCGGCCCTCAAGAACGGGGTCTCCATCGCCAACCTCATCCTCACCACCGAAGTCGTGGTCGCCGAGACCGGCTTCGTTCCCCAGGAACCGCCACCCGGCGCCGACGCGGGCATGGGCGGCATGGGAGGCATGGGTGGCATGGGCGGTATGGGTGGCATGGGCGGTATGGGCGGCATGGGAGGTATGGGCGGCATGGGCGGTATGGGCGGCTTCTAG
- the trxB gene encoding thioredoxin-disulfide reductase, whose translation MYDIAILGSGPAGLTAAIYSARANLSTVVITGEMFGGQIATTNDVENYPGFSEIEGPDLTMRMREQAEKFGAEMLVDTVTEIDVNGPPFTLKLISGELTARAVVVATGATARQLEVPGEQEYWGRGVSFCATCDGAFFKDVPLAVIGGGDSALQEALFLTRFASKVTVVHRRDQLRAGTYLRMRAEEDPKIEFLWNRVVASVEGDERGVTHLRLRDVNSGEMSDLAVEGMFVFIGHFPNTAMFEGKLEMTDDGYVVSDRRMHTSVEGIFVAGEAQDHYFRQAITGAGEGCMAAMEAEKFVAGLEGADAGVPVEAAAVG comes from the coding sequence ATGTACGACATCGCGATCTTAGGCTCAGGACCGGCCGGCCTCACGGCCGCTATCTATAGCGCGCGCGCGAATCTCTCCACGGTGGTGATCACCGGCGAGATGTTCGGCGGGCAGATCGCCACGACCAACGACGTCGAGAACTACCCGGGGTTCTCCGAAATCGAGGGACCCGATCTCACGATGCGGATGCGGGAGCAGGCTGAGAAGTTCGGCGCCGAGATGCTGGTGGACACGGTCACCGAGATTGACGTCAACGGTCCACCATTCACGCTGAAACTGATTTCCGGCGAGCTGACGGCGCGTGCGGTGGTGGTGGCCACCGGCGCGACAGCGCGGCAGCTCGAAGTGCCGGGCGAGCAGGAGTATTGGGGACGCGGCGTGTCGTTTTGCGCCACCTGCGACGGCGCGTTCTTCAAGGACGTGCCGCTGGCGGTCATCGGCGGCGGCGACAGCGCGCTGCAAGAGGCGCTGTTCCTCACGCGATTCGCTTCCAAGGTCACGGTCGTCCACCGCCGGGACCAGCTGCGGGCCGGGACCTATCTGCGGATGCGCGCGGAAGAGGACCCGAAGATCGAGTTTCTGTGGAATCGCGTGGTCGCGTCGGTCGAAGGCGACGAGCGTGGCGTCACGCACCTGCGACTGCGCGACGTCAACTCTGGCGAAATGAGCGATCTCGCCGTCGAGGGCATGTTCGTGTTCATCGGGCACTTTCCCAACACGGCGATGTTCGAGGGCAAGCTGGAAATGACGGACGACGGCTACGTGGTGTCCGACCGGCGCATGCACACGAGCGTCGAGGGCATTTTCGTGGCCGGCGAGGCGCAGGATCACTACTTCCGTCAGGCCATCACCGGGGCCGGCGAGGGCTGCATGGCGGCCATGGAGGCGGAGAAGTTCGTCGCCGGGCTCGAGGGCGCGGACGCCGGCGTGCCCGTGGAGGCCGCAGCGGTCGGCTAG
- a CDS encoding extracellular solute-binding protein — MAARVLAATGAVFAGQDLHQPSLAAAAEADSTTVRLMVLGRNESPWPERVAAVAARRPDIDLQVSHATPSPAALAELIAGARRGGAFDLVAGVPGTQLARLAREGLVLALNAWLGGLDLLPALERLGQHHQARIGLPLSGYPVYGFVNPQALERAGVTEPGATYQEWLDAARRLTDRERFTHGWGVVADVPEIETMATSSGGRFWTGAHVAPSAGWQWYADLIHREAVSPPPYAWDGLLNAHNALAEGRIAMMLRSAWVLDELPSGGAWQLAPLPAWDDRRRAVPVAADYVAVATDARDIEAAVDVAALLVTEAWPAPGARGLPAWRPALETFAETKGLSLGTLTEAAAHWRRPSLETPGAAIAQERLLPAIDDVMSSGQPVDARMAALAEELQAGRDPVPSPPGRGLG, encoded by the coding sequence GTGGCCGCCCGAGTGCTGGCCGCCACCGGTGCGGTATTCGCCGGCCAGGACCTCCATCAGCCGTCCCTCGCGGCAGCGGCGGAGGCCGACTCCACAACGGTCCGCCTGATGGTGCTCGGTCGCAATGAGTCGCCGTGGCCGGAGCGTGTGGCAGCCGTCGCCGCGCGGCGGCCCGATATCGATCTCCAGGTCTCGCACGCCACCCCGTCACCGGCAGCCCTTGCCGAACTCATCGCCGGGGCCCGTCGCGGTGGTGCGTTCGATCTGGTCGCCGGCGTCCCCGGCACGCAGCTGGCGCGACTCGCCCGCGAGGGCCTGGTGCTCGCGCTCAACGCCTGGCTCGGCGGCCTCGACCTGCTGCCGGCCTTGGAGCGGCTCGGACAGCACCACCAGGCCCGCATCGGACTGCCGCTCAGCGGGTACCCCGTCTACGGATTCGTCAATCCGCAAGCCCTGGAGCGCGCCGGCGTCACGGAACCCGGCGCCACCTACCAGGAGTGGTTGGACGCGGCGCGCCGCCTCACCGATCGCGAGCGCTTCACCCACGGCTGGGGCGTCGTCGCCGACGTGCCGGAGATCGAGACCATGGCGACGTCGTCCGGCGGCCGGTTCTGGACCGGCGCCCACGTCGCCCCCAGCGCCGGATGGCAGTGGTACGCCGACCTCATCCATCGCGAAGCCGTCTCCCCGCCGCCGTATGCCTGGGACGGGCTGCTGAACGCGCACAACGCCCTGGCCGAGGGCAGGATCGCCATGATGCTTCGCTCCGCCTGGGTGCTCGACGAGCTTCCATCGGGCGGCGCGTGGCAGCTGGCGCCGCTGCCGGCGTGGGACGACAGGCGTCGCGCCGTGCCGGTAGCTGCCGACTACGTGGCCGTTGCAACGGACGCCCGAGATATCGAAGCCGCCGTCGATGTTGCGGCGCTGCTGGTCACCGAAGCCTGGCCGGCCCCAGGCGCACGCGGCCTGCCCGCCTGGAGGCCCGCACTCGAAACGTTTGCGGAAACGAAGGGTCTTTCGCTCGGGACCCTCACCGAAGCCGCCGCCCACTGGCGCCGCCCCTCGCTCGAAACACCGGGCGCGGCGATCGCCCAGGAGCGCCTGCTTCCGGCCATCGACGACGTCATGTCGTCGGGCCAGCCCGTCGACGCCCGCATGGCCGCCCTGGCCGAAGAGTTGCAAGCCGGACGCGATCCGGTCCCCTCTCCCCCCGGGAGAGGGTTAGGGTGA
- a CDS encoding prolipoprotein diacylglyceryl transferase, whose translation MYAIEIPWDPDLFAIGDFRFTWHSLWAVIGIIVGVFVARRLARRSTITTDEVTTLALWGVGASIVVARLLYVIDNWELEFAHDFASIFKLNQGGITVWGAIIGGTIGVGGAAWWMRLPVRTALDIGAPGTIFGMGIGRIGDLINGEHHALASNLPWAVSYTHPNTLGQGPVRPEIEGFPVHPATTYEMLGDFVIFAAALWIVFRYMGNLYTYWFVVAGYSALRLGLQFLRLDQNMLFAGLQQSQVIGIIGLVVAAGWAARHLWQRRFATGAPENSAPRPPRPR comes from the coding sequence GTGTACGCCATCGAGATTCCGTGGGACCCGGACCTGTTCGCCATCGGCGACTTCCGCTTCACGTGGCACTCCCTGTGGGCGGTCATCGGCATCATCGTGGGCGTCTTCGTCGCGCGGCGCTTGGCGCGCCGGTCGACCATCACCACCGACGAGGTGACCACGCTCGCCCTGTGGGGCGTGGGCGCCAGCATCGTCGTGGCGCGACTGCTCTACGTCATTGACAACTGGGAGCTCGAGTTCGCCCACGACTTCGCCAGCATCTTCAAGCTCAACCAGGGCGGCATCACCGTCTGGGGCGCCATCATCGGCGGCACCATTGGCGTGGGCGGGGCCGCCTGGTGGATGCGCCTCCCCGTGCGCACCGCGCTGGACATCGGCGCGCCGGGCACCATCTTCGGCATGGGCATCGGACGCATCGGGGATCTCATCAACGGCGAGCACCATGCCCTCGCGTCCAACCTTCCCTGGGCGGTGTCCTACACCCACCCCAACACGCTCGGGCAGGGTCCCGTCCGACCTGAGATCGAGGGCTTTCCGGTCCACCCGGCCACGACCTACGAGATGCTCGGTGACTTCGTCATCTTCGCCGCCGCCTTGTGGATCGTGTTCCGTTACATGGGCAACCTCTACACCTACTGGTTCGTCGTCGCGGGCTACAGCGCGCTGCGGTTGGGCCTGCAATTCTTGCGTCTCGACCAGAACATGTTGTTCGCCGGGCTGCAGCAGTCGCAGGTCATCGGCATCATCGGTCTCGTCGTCGCCGCGGGCTGGGCCGCCCGTCACCTGTGGCAGCGCCGTTTCGCCACTGGAGCGCCTGAGAATTCCGCTCCACGCCCGCCGCGACCACGCTGA